Proteins from one Mobula birostris isolate sMobBir1 chromosome 10, sMobBir1.hap1, whole genome shotgun sequence genomic window:
- the LOC140203999 gene encoding uncharacterized protein, which produces MSSDMVTIQQVHTEKRPFTCSECGKGFTHSSKLERHQQVHTKERPFTCPESGQGFAHSSELLIHQRIHTGGSVFTCSECGKGFTYLSKLKRHQQVHTKERPYTCLKCGKGFIQSSNLLAHQRVHSGEKPLTCSECGKGFIYSSKLMRHQQIHTKERPFTCFKCGKGFIRSSELLNHQRVHSGEKLFTCSECGKGFNYSFKLVRHQQVHTKQRLFTCLECGKGFIRSSDLLLHQRVHTGEKPFTCSECGKGFTRSYSLTRHQQVHTGERPFVCFECGKGFMESSQLLVHQVSHTGERAFTCLECGKRFIHSSHLLTHQRIHTGERPFTCSVCGKGFTWSSHLQIHQRVHTGERPFTCLECGKGFIHSSHLLTHQRVHTGERPYTCAECGKGFTQSSYLVNHQRVHTGERPFTCSECGKGFKQLSNLLTHRIVHTGEKLFTCSECGKEFTRSAHLVTHQRVHTGERPFTCSDCGKRFIQSSHLLKHQRVHLGKKLKHTEH; this is translated from the coding sequence ATGTCATCTGATATGGTAACaattcagcaagttcacaccgagAAAAGGCCATTTACCTGCTCTGAGTGCGGGAAGGGGTTCACTCACTCATCCAAACTGGAGAGACACCAGCAGGTTCACACcaaggagaggccattcacttgcccAGAAAGTGGGCAGGGATTCGCACATTCATCTGAGCTGCTGattcaccagcgaattcacacggGGGGGAGCGTATTCACCtgctctgagtgtgggaaggggttcacttaCTTATCTAAGTTGAAGAGACACCAGCAGGTTCACACCAAGGAGAGGCCATACACTTGCTTaaaatgtgggaagggattcattcagtcatccaacctactggcacaccagagagttcacagtggggagaagcCTCTCACCTGTTCTGAGTGCGGGAAGGGCTTCATTTATTCATCCAAGTTGATGAGGCACCAGCAAATTCACACcaaggagaggccgttcacctgcttcaaGTGTGGCAAGGGATTTATTCGGTCATCTGAGCTGCTAAACCACCAgagagttcacagtggggagaagcTTTTCACCTGTTCCGAGTGTGGGAAGGGCTTCAATTACTCATTCAAGTTGGTGaggcaccagcaagttcacaccaagCAGAGGCTGTTCACTTGCTTAGAGTGTGGTAAGGGATTTATTCGGTCATCTGACCTCCTGcttcaccagcgagttcacactggggagaagccattcacttgctccgagtgtgggaagggattcacccggTCATACAGCCTGAcaagacaccagcaagttcacactggggagcggccttTCGTTTGCtttgagtgtgggaaaggattcatggAGTCCTCTCAATTGCTGGTGCACCAGGTGTCTCACACTGGAGAGAGGGCCTTCACCtgcttggaatgtgggaagaggtTCATTCACTCGTCCCACTTGCTGACGCATCAGCggattcacaccggggagaggccgttcacctgctcagtgtgtgggaaggggttcacgTGGTCATCACACCTGCagatacaccagcgagttcacactggggagagaccattcacttgcctggagtgtgggaagggattcatccACTCATCCCACCTGCTGACccaccagagagttcacactggagagcggCCTTACACCTgtgctgagtgtgggaagggattcacacagtccTCATACCTAGTCAATCATCAGcgtgttcacactggagagaggccgtttacttgctccgagtgtgggaaggggtttaAGCAACTATCCAATTTGCTGACACATCGgatagttcacactggggagaagctgttcacctgctctgagtgtgggaaggaattcactcgatCAGCCCACCTtgtgacacaccagcgagttcacactggggagagaccatttacctgctcagactgtgggaagagattcattcagtcatcccacctgctgaaacatcagcgagttcatctGGGGAAAAAGCTTAAACACACGGAACACTGA